The Diceros bicornis minor isolate mBicDic1 chromosome 31, mDicBic1.mat.cur, whole genome shotgun sequence genomic sequence TCTCTTAGATGTGAGAGAAGACTCATAAGCATTTAAGTTCCTCTTCTCCCACGGTTGGATCAATCAGCAATTCTGAGGGAGGCTGGTGGAGCCAAACATTACTAACAAAAGACCATGAGCTCATTTGAGACTACTGATGAAGTAGGATACTCTTAGAAGGTGGAAGTTGAAATATCTGTGGGCTATTTCTGAATACTTGGgtaaaccacaaagagataagAGTTGGAACACAGGAGAATAAAGCTTTACAGAACTCTTAGGTGAGTCATTATGGGCTCTGCCCTAAGGAATTTGAGGGCCTAGGACCCAGGAAGAATTTCAAAGATTTACAAATAGCTCAATATCACTGTCCTTGAAGTCTAAGTTTTCTAAGGGGCTCTCTTCCATAGCAGCTCATTCAGCCTGAAAAGCAAATCTGTAGAAGGATTATCTAAATATGTAGGCTGTGTCAGTACACATTGGCATAAAATGGGGAGCTAGAAAGCTTATGAGACCTTTGATTAgtgtttaaaaggagaaaacacagaCCCAGAGGAAAAGTTGTGGGTAATTTTTGAGGGGCCTATACAGTCTGATTTGTTTCAATTAAAAAGTCAAATTTGAGCAGTCTACAGAAGACTCTTGAATTGAGTGGTTCCGATGCATCTTTCATGAACATGCCAGGTCTTGAGGAAGTGAGGGACCACCAGTTGACAATAAATGTAATACTTGGTCTTCTGAGAGTAATCCTGCCCATACTGTTCTTGATAAACAAGTCTCTTCAGATTTTGTTTCCTGCCCTACAAATATGTTGAACTTTTCCAAAGTCAACTAAGTAATGATTAGGAGGGATTATTGATGGAACATCTTAAAGAATAGGGGCATGTAAAAGGGATCACTTTTCAtgttctctttccatttccttctttttttttcatttactaaaCACCGTCAAATGTGGAGGTGGTATGTGGAGGGGGAATATCTGATGCCAAGAATGATGTGAGAAAAAACTAAAGGAAGAGGTCCCCAACTTtatcacaaaataaattttacccaaatcaaaagaagaaagctTAGGAGTACTTGATACATAAGAGGCAAGTAAAAAGGAGCTTTAAATAATCTAGGGTGTTTGAGAGAAACAATGTGGAAATTAAAAGGTGCTCTTGGATTAAGAACAGCATCACTGGTTTAACATATTTCTCTGTGTACGGTAGGGTTTCCTATGGTAATTTTGTCTCTTAGGCATCTGTGGGCACAAGCTTTGCAGTGGTCACCATCTAAAGGCTGAGATTTCCCTTTCTGTCAGTTACACCAGCATGTATCgcaaaacattttaatttctctttatttcttcctcctgAAAGGAGGTAAATTCTCCTCCAGTTTGTCTCACATACTTGTCAAACAGTCAGTATTACAGCCTTTCTGTTCATCTCCTGAAAGAGTATCTATGTGAAAAGATGTGGTGATCAGGTTATTGACAGCATGTTCAATTATATATTCATTGCTCTGCCATTCTAGAGATGTTTTGAGAGAAATTCTTTCAAAGAATATGAAGGGGCATCCCCAATTTCTAACTTCTTGCCCACACCCAGCTTGTGATCACTCACAAGAATTTATCTCTGTCTTTCTCATGCCACACATCTTCTCTTGTCTTGTGTTATGTCTCTATGGGCACATTTCTCATCTTTCTTCCTATTCATAGGCTCCTTATTGGATCACTTACACCGTTTGAAACACTAAGTACAGTGCTTTGCATTCTGTAAATAAGATTAATGCAGCAATTAACACATTTTAGTGATTAGTTCAGTGCAGATATTTAAGAtgtggctctggagtcagactcccTGAATTTGAGTACCAGTTCTGCCCTTCATGGGTTGGGTGACCTGGAAGTATTAACTGCTCTGACCCACAGTATCCTATTtgtaaagtgagaataataaGAGTATATGTCTTATAAAGTTGtggaaaattaaaataaggtAAAACATAAAAGTATTCTGAATAGCACCTGGAACATAGCATACGCTCTATAAATACTAGACACCTAATACCATTCCTTGATTTTCAGGCAAATTCAATCATACTAGAAGCAAAAAAACATTAATCAAACCTAGTAGCTTgaagttttagaaaaaaatggcTAGAGATAAGCTGAATTAACCAGTACTTTCctagaaatattatttataaagatGTTTTTGTAATACGGTGGGTGATATGTTCAAGGAAACCGATAATGCTAGATAAAATCTAAAACACTTTTTTTCATGGCTGAGCCAGTGAGAATGGAAATAAATTTATCAAGGTacagaaatgacaaaaaaactTCCAACAAACCTCAGAGTGTAGTGGGCCGGGGCCAGTATTTTCCCAGGGTGGATCTACTAATCTCTGGTAGCTTCAGTCGTGGGTTTCAATGGGCAAATGTACCAGGGCTGAGAGAAAAAGACAATGTGTGAGATTGGCTTAGAGACAACACCCCTTACACTCAACGtcattgaaaacagggactctcAAAGGGTGACATTCTCAGAGGGAAAGCTAGAAAAAAACCTACTTCACAAAATGAGACAGTGATATGCACACTTCCCTCAATTTTagtttcaaagaaaaagaaaaagtgaaaaagtgttccctgattctttttttaaatttatttttcttgagataaaattgacatataacattgtaagtttaaggtgttcaatgtgttgatttgatgcaTTTACATATTGCAACATGCTTACCACCCTAGCATTAGCTAATGCTtttatcatgtcacataattatatttcttcttttgtggtgggaaaagaagacatatagtctatacatattttgagatataatgatgtacatctgaaatttatataatgtcataagccaatgttacctcaatgaaaaaaGAGATCTAGTCTCTCAGGagctttgaagtttataatagaGTATTGTTGCCTATAACCACTATGCTGTGCCTTAGATCTCTAGGATTCATCTAGTAGTTACAAGTTTGTACTCTTAAACAACATATTTCCAATTCCTTCATCCCCTAATCCCCTggtctctggtaaccaccatactatttgctatttttatgattttggctcttttaaaatccacatataagtgatatcatacagtttTGTCTTAACTCTGTCTGTCTTATCTCACTTaggataatgccctcaaggtccatccctgttgctgcacatggcaggatttccttctttctcacaaCTCAATATATTCCAttaagtgtgtttgtgtgtgtgtgtaacatcttctttatccattcatgcattgatggacacttaggttgtttccatattttggctattgtgaataatgctgcaacaaacatgggaatgcagatatctttttgttatccttttttcatctcatttggatatatacctagaagtgaaatttctggatcatatggtagttctactgttatttttttgaggaaactccatacttttttccatagtggcctaaccaatttatattcccatgaCATTGCACGAGGGTTCCTTaatctccacatccttgccaacacttgttctcTCCTGTCCTCTTGATGACAGCCAGTGTAacgtgtaaggtgatatctcattgtggttttgatttgcatttccctgattattggtaatattgagcatctttttatgttccTTTTGGCCACtgaatgtcttctttagaaaaaatgtccatttagttccactgcccattttttaatcaggttctttgatatttgttattgagttgtaggagtcctTTAAATATATTAGATAACAATCTCTTACCTTATATATGGATTGcaactattttttttccattctgtaggttgcctttcatttttttattgtttcttttgctgcatagaagttttttaatttgatgtagtcccacatttttatttttgcttgtgttgcttgtgcttttggtgtcatatccaaaaaatcatagtCAAGATCAAAGTCAAgaagcttttcctctatttttttttcgaagagattttatggtttcaggtcttatgtgtaaatctttaattcatttcaagTTAAGTTTGGTGAGTGGTGTAAGTAAGGCATCTGGAGTTTTCTCTGCCTTTGTATGGGTCACCTGCTTCACTCTTCATGCTCTCTCTTGTGGCTGAATTCTTAAGCTATTGTGTCTTTGGTTGTTACCACTCATCAGTCTGGCTACTGGAAACCTCTTTTCTGTTTTCAGAAGATGGTGTTCCAGCTCATGTTTGTGGTTTCTTCCTCGTCCACAGAGCAGGTCAGCTTTTCTGAGAACACTCATTTTACCAGATTTCATCTCACTGCTACATTCAGGAACCTGCACAAGCAGCCAGTTGCAGAGTAGGAGGAGAAGTGTGGGTTTAGCATTGGCGGGTTGGGTGTTCCAGTAGATGTGAAGGGGAGATCCTCTGGTGAGTGTGGGCCTATGGGTGGACTTCCTGCTGAAATCCTGAGCCCCTGTGACCCTTTAATTCCCTTTGTTATTCCTATCTGCCTCTTACCTGAtctctcttctctgtccactCTTGGTCTATCCACCTCTGTAGTTGACATACTTCTAGAGAGAAATGGGTTCACCGGCTGTGTCCAGCACTGCTTGGGTAGCTTGGATATTCATTCTCTGCTCTTTCTTCCTTGCATGAGAGTTTGCCACTGCTGAATATTTCAACTTCTGCAGTGTTGCCTTGAAGGGGGAAGTCCTGGGAAATCTCCTTTCACTGTCTTCACTGTGAACAAACTCATTCCTTCTTTCTGCTCCAGTAATGTGCTAGAATCCCCTCTCAGACCGGGCTTCCACAAAGTCTGTCTTATTCATAGATGTCTGCCCAAGTCAGCATTCTCCAGGCTTTACTCAACCATGGCAAGATCGTCTGGGGAAGGTTTGCTGGCTCCTGTTGGCTCTGCAGCCCACAccaaggtctgtctgcctattactaGATGCACAGGTGGGCGAGATTGCTCCTGGGTCCGTTGGCCTTTAGTGCTGGATACTACAACTCACACAAAGACTCTTTTGTTCATGGTTGGATGTCCAATTCATTATTACTAAAGTAGGATGAAAAGGAGGAGCATCTTTCATCACTGTGACGCTGATGTCACTCCTTCCCTTGATAATTTTTAATCTCATACATCTACTTATACAGATATGTAGCCTAAATATCCTCACCATTGTGATGTCAAAAAAACATCAATTCAAAATTTGTGTTAAAGGGTTTCTGGGTCAGTGTTACACCCATGATATCTGACAGAAGGCATATAAACAGTTTCTGAAGAAACAACTTTTAAACACAAGCATCAATGATTCTCACTGATAACTTTTACAAAAGCATGAACTTAAGATAAAAAAGTCACTAAGGACACCAATAAACAGGTCACTTTTGGTAAGAGTCAGCAATATCATTAAACTATGGAATCAGACTTGCAAATCTATGTATTTAAATTATTAGATGATAATTTCAATAAGTatgttgaatatatttaaatgaagGAAACTACGGAAAGTATGATGAAACAATAAGAGACTATCAAAACTGACCATTtgggaaaagaacaaaatggaacaTCTTGAGAGAACACAAATATTATGATTGAAATTTGAAATGAATAGGTGAGTTAAACAGCCAATTAGCCCACTTATGATAGAATGAATTTACTGGAAGACAGATCTGTAAAAATTAAACAGAACACAGTACAGAAACACAAATAATGAATGTTTCAGTGATGTAGAGAGTAGAAGAAGAATATTCAACAGACATCAAATTGGGGTTCCAGAGACATATAATAGAAATACAGAGGCAATTTTCAGAGTACTAGCTGTGTTTAGTAGACAGCACACAAGGGTTAAGGTTactgtgttgaatgaatggacattATACGAAGCTGTGAATATGTCCATGAGTAGAAGGAGAAGAACCGTAAACAGGAACAGTATACAGTGTAGCTGCCAAATAAATCTTTATGCTGTCACCATGAAGAAAAATCTTTATGTTGAGTTCACCATGAAGCAATGAGTAATCTGATTTGGGGAAATGAACCCTTTTACCTTATTTCTTAGGCTATACATTGTCCTGCTATGGGGATTTTCTCTTTTCGTTCCTTTTTGGAAATAGGAGCTTGGGAATTGGTTGGGAAGAAGGAAGACATTGTTGTTGGCTAATGCTGACAAATATTTGTAGTTCATAGGCATAGTTTATTCCATTAATGTCACAAACTTTCTTCAGGGGAATCTCCAAGGTGTGTACTTTTACCCATATACGGAACTCCCAGGCTACACTTGACATCCGTTTTCTAACTTTCACTACTTCCCATGATTTTCATTCTAGTTTGAGTTCATCTGaataaaaatatgtttgtgtTGGGAGATGTTTTAATGACCATCTGGAGAGATGATAGGGATAGCATCTTGAAGATGGCATACAGTGCCTgatggaaaaatattcttttcgTTATTTACCATTTGGCCTGAAgacttggtgcttaccttccctggACAAGctccaaagagaaaaagacaaagaacttCCAGAAACCCTGCTGAATTTCCTAATACCCATGTCTGTTGCCTAAGCATCCAAACCCTTACACGAATTCAAGTCTCTGTGCTTTGTAGGAGAAGACTTGAACCTAGGAATCCTAAATAGAATCAAGGGTGATTGAGAATCCAATAAAACCATATGTGGAGGTGGTAAGTGTTTGCGGTTTGCTGGGTAGAGATTCCAGTATTTCCAACAGATTTTTCAAGTATCACTGACCCAAGAAGATCAAGAATCACTGTCATAGACAGTTTAACTCATGAGTATctcttattagaggaaataaaaatctgTACCTGCTAGGATGGGCACATAATGGCTCTTATAACCTGGTTTTATTTAACTTCTTAGGAGCCCACCTAGGGCCATTAAGTTGCTTAAGTCACATCTGGCTTCAAGCTGCTTCTTGGTGTGTGACTCTTCCCACCATCCCATTGCATTATTCTTATATCTCTCGAGGCTGTATGAAAGCAGAAAGACAGTTACAGAATTGTCCACTTTCTCTGATTATAGATTCATTGAATATTAGTTCCCATGGGGATTTTAAAGAGTACCTACTTCACCATCCTCACTTGACTATGAGGTCTAGCATGATTCAGGGCTTTTTCAAACACTGAATTAATTTCAGAGCCATGCCTGAGCAGAATCATTCTGTTTAACCATATAGATAGATGACAGTATTTTCCTGATTTAGTCTATTTCCAATTCTCACATATTTGTAAAATCTGAAACGAGAAAACATGAAATTAAGGCATTTTAGGAGATAATGTACTAATGATGTCCATTTACTGTCTTTTGTCCCAAAGAGAATGACagtatttacctaagagaattTTTCAGTTAAGTCTGGTGATTATACATGGAAGACATGGATTAAATCAACATTGATGACTTAAGATGTATATCCAGTCACCTGCATGACTGGATAGAAATGAAgagtatttctttgtgttttttgagaATGAAAGCATTAccctttctcatctttttgtctGCAGATGGTACCAAGCAGATCCACGGACAGAGAAGGAAATCACACTTCTGTGGCCATGTTTATTCTCCTGGGACTCTCAGATGGACAAAGGGTGCAGCTTATCCTCTTTCCAATCTTCCTAGGGATCTACCTTCTGACCCTAGTCTGGAACCTGGGTCTCATCATCCTAATCAGGATGGACTCCAATCTGCACACACCTACGTACTTTTTCCTCAGTTTCTTATCATTTATAGACATCTGTTATTCTTCTTCCATCAGTCCAAGGATGATTTCAGACTTCTTAAAGGACGAAAAAATGATTTCCTTCGTTTTCTGTGCCACCCAGTATTTTGTTGGATCCTGGATGGCTCAGGCTGAGTGCTGCCTGTTGGCCGCCATGGCCTATGACAGATATGTTGCTATTGGTAGGCCTCTGCAGTACTCAGCCATCATGGCTCCCGGCCTCTGTCACAAGATGGTTGCTGGGGCCTGTGTGAGTGGTTTCCTTAGTAGCTTAGCTGAAACAATCCCTTGCTTTGATCTCTACTACTATGGGCCAATTATCATTAACACTTTTTTTGTGACACACCCCAGATTATTACCTTGTCTTGCTCTGATCCCTTCATCAGCCAAATGATTCTTTTTCTGTTTGCCGTTGTTTTTGGATTTGGTTCTTTGCTTGTTATCCTTTTATCCTATGGTTTTATTGCAGCTTCCATCCTGAAAATGTCCTCCATCAAAGGTAGTGCCAAGGCTTTCAATACCTGTGCCTCCCACCTGGCAGTTGTTACTGTCTTCTATGGAACAGGCCTCTCAGTGTACATGCATCCTAGCTCTAGCCACTCCAAGAAGCAGAACAAGGTACTCTCAGTGTTCTACGTTATTCTTATTCCCATGTTAAACCCTCTTATCTATAGCCTGAGGAACAAGGAGATCAAAGAGGCCCTCAAGAGGGTGATAAAGAGGGCAACACATTTACTTCACTAAGAACAACATCTCTGCTGATGTTATTTCCCCCTTAAGGAAAGCAGGGGTAAGAATATGTAAGTAATATTTTGTAGGTCACAAGAGTAGCTAGGTTGAGAGAAGAAGTGACAACCTGGTTTCCTGGAATCCTGATGACATTATGTTTAGCTGCTGCCACCAAGTGATCCATCTGATGTAGTGTCACCAACATTGAATTCAGTTTAAAAGTCTTGCTTCCAAGGTTAGAGCCAGGTAGATAAAACTCTATGTTTTGAGAACAGAAGTTCTGATAGCTATTATATGTAGATCAATGACAAGAATGTAGGAAGCCACACCGGTGGTTCTTTCTTCTActacttttaaaatgtcttttcattatttttaattgttaagcttttttatatttaaatagaaataaaataatgtataaaattacatatgtgtaagttaaaaataattttaaaatgaatacttTATAATCTTAATTccaaacacagagagagaaagtcagtGTGTGAAAGAGGACACAGAAAGAGACagctggaaagagagagagatacagacagggacggggagaatgagagagatagagaagaggaacagagggaaggggagaggaagggaggaaatgagACAAAAGGAGAGTTGAGGGAAGAAAATTGGTCTGGCTTTATTCTGAAATAACCTTGTTCCCTCCATCTTACTCCTTGCAACTCCTTGTGAAGTGAATTCTGAAAAACAGATGGGAGAAAGGAATGATAGTAAGAAGGGGTGCTTTTCAGGTCAAGAGTTGAGGAGATTCTCAGAAGTTAGAAAGAAGTCAAAGTCATCAATTTCTGGGAATATGTGGGTGGAGCATGCTCCATGGTAGCTTCCCAGAAACCATGAAAGACTCAGAAATGAAGTCTCTCATGGTATGTCTAGGGAGGCAGAGTCCAAGTCATAGAACTCTGAGCCTCCCAGGAATTCCAGGGCCTTAAATATGAGCAGAGAACAGCAAGGTCAGTCAAGTGGGTGGTACCATGGAGACTCAGAATTCAACcaagagaatttaaagaaaattttagaaagagagattttttttcagtCAAAAGTTTATGGAATAAGCTTCATACATATTACATTAGTATTTATGCAACACTTGACACTTCGCTAGTTACATTGCacagatgtgattttttttctattaccaTGTGCAGTTGGCAGGTGagaaattatccccattttatagctagAACCTTGGGGCATATTGAGGTCTGCCACGTTCTTCCCAGTGTAGCAAAATTCATCTTGAGGCTCACAAAATGTCATGTGTGGAACATAAATTGTTCTTACTGACCACAAACATGTCCTCTATTGCTTGTCCATGCTGtctaatttctctctttctcttttttttttttttgttgaagcagattcaccctgagctaatatctgttgccaatcgccctctattttgtacgtgggtctcCGCCACAGCATAG encodes the following:
- the LOC131395310 gene encoding LOW QUALITY PROTEIN: olfactory receptor 5AN6-like (The sequence of the model RefSeq protein was modified relative to this genomic sequence to represent the inferred CDS: inserted 1 base in 1 codon), with amino-acid sequence MVPSRSTDREGNHTSVAMFILLGLSDGQRVQLILFPIFLGIYLLTLVWNLGLIILIRMDSNLHTPTYFFLSFLSFIDICYSSSISPRMISDFLKDEKMISFVFCATQYFVGSWMAQAECCLLAAMAYDRYVAIGRPLQYSAIMAPGLCHKMVAGACVSGFLSSLAETIPCFDLYYYGPIIIXHFFCDTPQIITLSCSDPFISQMILFLFAVVFGFGSLLVILLSYGFIAASILKMSSIKGSAKAFNTCASHLAVVTVFYGTGLSVYMHPSSSHSKKQNKVLSVFYVILIPMLNPLIYSLRNKEIKEALKRVIKRATHLLH